From Arachis hypogaea cultivar Tifrunner chromosome 3, arahy.Tifrunner.gnm2.J5K5, whole genome shotgun sequence:
TTGCAGTATCAACATGTTGCTCTGGCTTGAATTTGCACTCTGCATTCATCAtcgtaataatattttaatttactcATACTTCACTTGGTTTAACTAAGACACACAGATTTATATATTATAGGATGTTTCCTGAAATTATAGTCTTCAAAGAGATTGGTACCCACAAAAGATTAAATCCTAAATCATCTACtacatatttgtgtataaataaatGTACTGAAATGATAGAATGACTAATCTTTTTGTATATACGTAATATGGTTGCTTAAAAATTATAACCTCTTATCTTTACAAAATGTGGATCCTGttatttatatttgtataaaGTAATTCAAAAGTTAAGTATGTGATGAGAACACACCAATATTGTTTGAGGGTAAACTGTTATTGTTATACTAAAGTTGATGTTACTAAAAATTCAGTCTAACTGTATGTTAAACCTTTATATTGATATTGTATTGTAACATAAACTACACAattgttttaaaagaaaagattttttgtatgtattaattttatttaattgaatttctTTTGGAGAATAAAGCTACATCCCGATGATACCCCTATAATCGAATGCAGTatgaaatccaaattaaaattatatattcatagtgcatgaaaaataaaactcataaaataagaaaaaaattgtataGGATTAACTCACATTGACTCTAAGTAGCGACACACAATTTCCGGTATCTCTTCCATTTGCAATGTGCGCCATTTCTTGCACTGCTCCACCATTTGAAAGAATATCCCACTGTAATTTTCAACAGGATAAGAAAGTTAAAACAGCATGAACATAAACATTtaagtaataatttaataaaaatcaatttataaCAAGGCTGTGTGTGAAAAATGGGATACTTTTGACCCATGACTAAAAAGTTAGTCAATGCATTGATGTACACTTCAATTTTTGGTAATCTGAATAAGATCTATCCCAAGTACTTGTGGtttgtgtaaaaaataaaaactagatAGGCATTTTCCAAGAAAAGGAATCTATCTTATTTAGAAAAGGAcctatttattttgaaattaaaaagattagtgtctattttttttaaatatcttattatatctaattcataaaaaatattattttaaagatttaaatgtaaaatattttagttaaattatgaattatttaccATCTTAactaattcaatttttattatttttatacatatttaaaaaataaaaaggtaaattaaTAGTAGTGTCTATTGATATGCTGGTAGGATATaaggttattgaataataataataacaataaaaaagttTGATAGTTTGAATTGTTGATtaacatatatgatcacataccTCACTTCTTGAATTCTCATCACGGAGGAAATCAAAGGCTGTTTTGGGAGGAACTGGAAGCCAAAAGGAAGTGGCAGCACTTAGAACAATGCCAGGTGGTCTTCCAGGATCATCAACGCTCTTTCGTGTCATGACTCTGACATCATCGACACCTGTCCCATTCAGTGTTGTCCACGTGTGTGCTGTTGACGCACTCACTCCACCACAAAAGCTTATCACCATTCTCTCTGCCAGCTTCAGCATACTCTTCCTCCCTTCTTGGTTTGTTATCACTAATTATTAACATCATGCATGCCATAACTTAATTagcattgataaaaaaaatattcagaaaATGAGTATtcaattttgcattttttttcaatttaagttgattgaaaagaatatataaataattatatttttaataatattggtTAGAAAATATGTTATCACAAGCAAAACATAAATCTCAAATATGTACTTGCATACTAGTTTTACTTTTGAGATAATTGAGTGTAAAAAGTTTGAACATCTTCTTTtgcaataaattattatttttatccacgAATATTTAGAATAATAATATGTCTGTTTgtgagaaaataaaattaattttatatttataaaaacgAGCGTTGACAGaattagttttatattttgtgaaaaatataaaataatctaaataTTCGTAAGTAAAAATAGCAATTTATGTTTTGATAAATATACATAGTTAAGTAAtataaaaaagaagtaaaaaaatcCAGCAAAGTAGGAATGTAAGGAAATCAGTGTTTTTTTATGAATACCTCCAACATCTACGGTAGGAACGTTTGTTGCCATGGCACTAGCAAGCCTCTCACATTGTCTATCCAAAGTTGCAACCCAACGTTTTGCACCAAATGCATGCCCAGAGTTTACAAGCTGCTTGTAAAGGTTAGGAACACCTCTATCATCCACTTCCACATGCTCAACCCATGTCACCTAATGTCAAATATTTAGATTAGATTATTTACGTTGTATTCTTTTTAAGTGAGATAGATTCTTTTTTGGTTGTATTGATTAATCaatctatatatacatttttttataataaatactattttgacattatatattcttaacaacaaaatatacattatttttgttttcttaaataaaaaataatttaaatatataattaattatgaacAGTTGAATTTTTATACCCATGTTAAAAATATTTGGTGTatacgaataatattttttttttggaattaccTTAGAATAACCATTGGGCATTTCATGGATTAAGCAACCAGAAGGCCTTCTTCTAGATCTTGGAGTAAGACCAGGGCGCAAATGATCCAACGACACATCCACCACTGCCCAACTCCCATCTACATGCTGCTTACAATATCTCACAAAATAGCTCTCTCGAGTTGGCACAAGTGGAGAAGGTACTTGTAATTCTGCACTCATCTGCATCCATACATGCAATCATCATTCATTTCATCTTCAACAACATACTCAAAACTTAGTTGCTTACTTATTCAACATACATACCACTTGTAAAGCACCATTGTAGTTCCCAGCCACTCCTGTTGATAGCACTTCTATAGTTATAGCTCTTGAGACTATACCAGAGAACATTGTCGACCAATTGTTCTGAAAATAAATGTGCAAAGTCTGAGTCAAACATCAAAAACAATGGAAGCAAGAAACAATCCCTAATAAAGATAACCAGAAATgctaaatgtaaattaaaatttattatatatttatatataaatatatgaataatttaatttatttgtaatatatattttatattttaatatatattctattataaaaattgattttgatatatgCCTACATATTAAGaaaagttattaataataataataatactgccagaaaatcaattttttattattttatttattttaaattttatatcttaaatcattaattttttacttcaaattttatattataaacttTACGCCAACATCCTTTAAAGAAGttgagaatttttaaaataaaaaaaaaataaattaatattaattaactaaattaattttatagaCTTTCTCCAACCCTAAATAGTAACAACAGAATGTAAtactatttttattcatttttgtgTCAAGTCTATTAAGTCAACAAATATATTTGTTTTAATATACGGAATTAGGGATCACATGGATAGAAtagtatttgaatttaattttaactcTACTCGtaagttaaaatttttatataaatttatctcTATTCTATTTGTGAATTAAGAATATCTTAATcataattctatttatttttaattcgcgAGTACCAAACTCTACTCGtaagttaataaaagatgcaatattattatataatttgatgataatttaaaataaaaatatataaaaaaacgtattaaaatattaaataataatcttttattaatgattaataatcttttacatttaataaaaattttttagataatatatatatatatatatatatatatatatatatatatatatatatatatatatatataaggtacAAATTGAATTGACAATTCTACTCGACCAAATTGAGTTGGATTAGGTATCCGTTACTACCGTATACTGAACCTTAGATTACACCTAGATGAGATAGTGTTATATACCACTCAATTTTTTGTTTACTTGGTTAGGATATATAAGATGGTGCTTAGGAAAATAATAACGATAATAATGATGATATGCATGAGAATGAAAAGTGAAGGAAATAGAAGGCACTCACCACATCCATGAGAATTTCGACGAGGTTAACATGGTTCATGATAACAACAGCGGTTTCTCTAGAAGCTTCGGATCTGAACCCAGCAGGTTTGGGGCCAATTCCACGAGGGAAGGTTCTAACGTACTCATCCTCGTTGAGCACAGTGGAAGTGCCACCGTCAATGGAGGTCATTGTCAACCAAAGTGGCTCACCCATTTGTGCCATCCCAACTAACTCCTCCATGGCTGCAACAGCCAGCTCAATTATCAGTGGCTTGTCGGCTTCCGAGGGCCCGTTTATCGACCTCAGGAAGTCTCCGGCACCACCACTGTACATGTCACTACCACCTCCAAAGCCGCCACTGCCACCGCTAACGCCGAGTTCTAGCGGGCGAGGTGGGAGGGCAGGGGAGAGGTTTGAATAGTTCACCACAGGCTTGCCTACGTACTTGGCTGCAATTGCTGAAATTCGATCAATCTGCAAataaaaatagcagaaaatgatTGAGATACTTTGTTTGTTAAGTAGTTCTGTGGGTGTTATAAAAATGATAGATTAGTGTACTTGTGTTATACCTCTTCCCTAAGACGTGCATTTTCAAGCCTGAGGTGATGTTCATCGAATGACATTTCCCCTATGGCGGTTGGGCCACCACAACTAGGGCACGATGCATTGCTTAGTGCTTCCCTATACCTCATGTTATCTGCTCTAAGCTTCTCATTTTCCGCTCTTAGCTGTGAGTTCTCGCTCCTTTCAGTTTGAGTCTGCAACAAAATTTAACTTATTCATACACATACACTTTGTTTTTTACTTTGcttcatttttattataatttacctTCACTTGAGTGCGTTTGTTCTGGAACCAGAACTTCACTTGCAATGGCTCTAACCCTAACTCCCTACTCAGCTCCTTCCTTTGCTTGTCATCTGGGTGAGGACACTCCTTAAAGAAACTACAAAAAAGttaacaaataattataattcaAAATACACAATAACAATCACTCATGGTTTTTGTTCTCTTGCTTTATGTTAATTCTACCATTTGTTCTTCTCATTAAAAATGTTAATGAAAAGCTTTTCGTGTATTTTAATCAGACATAGAACTAGTGAATTCAATGCCTATGTTGTTGGAGCTTGTTTATTACAAAAATGCCTATATATTATTGTTAATCAGTTGAGAATTCAAGAATTAACTTAAATTAGGAGACCTACTATACTCAACCCCACTTGTCAGCGATGTACTAAAATGTTTTAACTTTAGAGAGATTTCAAATTCTCAATTAAAGCATGCTATAAAAAGATAGTACTATACAGAATTTTGAAGAATGGCGTGgtttaatttaattgaaatttaaatatgtGTGCATAACAACAATAATGTATCTTACGCTTCCATCTCTTGGATCTGGTGTTGGGTATGGCGGTGATAGCGTTTCTTCTTATTAGGGCGAGGGTTTTGGTCTTCCCCAGCAGAACCaccttcaccaccaccaccactt
This genomic window contains:
- the LOC112789614 gene encoding homeobox-leucine zipper protein HDG2; its protein translation is MFQPNMTEAVGGLHYHHQYHPFDMAQNTTTSESDVPRIREDELFDSATKSGSENLEVEGGGGSGGGGEGGSAGEDQNPRPNKKKRYHRHTQHQIQEMEAFFKECPHPDDKQRKELSRELGLEPLQVKFWFQNKRTQVKTQTERSENSQLRAENEKLRADNMRYREALSNASCPSCGGPTAIGEMSFDEHHLRLENARLREEIDRISAIAAKYVGKPVVNYSNLSPALPPRPLELGVSGGSGGFGGGSDMYSGGAGDFLRSINGPSEADKPLIIELAVAAMEELVGMAQMGEPLWLTMTSIDGGTSTVLNEDEYVRTFPRGIGPKPAGFRSEASRETAVVIMNHVNLVEILMDVNNWSTMFSGIVSRAITIEVLSTGVAGNYNGALQVMSAELQVPSPLVPTRESYFVRYCKQHVDGSWAVVDVSLDHLRPGLTPRSRRRPSGCLIHEMPNGYSKVTWVEHVEVDDRGVPNLYKQLVNSGHAFGAKRWVATLDRQCERLASAMATNVPTVDVGVITNQEGRKSMLKLAERMVISFCGGVSASTAHTWTTLNGTGVDDVRVMTRKSVDDPGRPPGIVLSAATSFWLPVPPKTAFDFLRDENSRSEWDILSNGGAVQEMAHIANGRDTGNCVSLLRVNSANSSQSNMLILQESCTDSTGSFVVYAPVDIVAMNVVLNGGDPDYVALLPSGFAILPDGSSGGCGSGIGGETNGPTGGGGGGGGGSLLTVAFQILVDSVPTAKLSLGSVATVNSLISCTVERIKASLSGDPASL